The following proteins are encoded in a genomic region of Nicotiana sylvestris chromosome 4, ASM39365v2, whole genome shotgun sequence:
- the LOC138890513 gene encoding uncharacterized protein: MPMILKQWELNFKLAEEPLNAEPIWVVFPNLPIQYWDTENLGRISSCLGKPICTDKLTTNEKRISYARVLIEMDVAQPLPDSVTLEEPDEYCQECLQIARHKASCKEQIRVSKGSNVQQLPRRQKKKIKQQWKAKPNIDSVTEVVIEVAGKPNEELEKENQEVNTTKESQIVQKSKNRGKQKMVEVKGVTPLFTPPKDNMGFGLEIWKEEVVEITWREFEGVWRWSAGGGNFRQAAVGGAGAA, encoded by the exons ATGCCTATGATTCTGAAACAATGGGAGCTAAACTTCAAACTAGCTGAAGAACCCCTAAATGCAGAGCCAATATGGGTAGTGTTTCCTAATTTACCTATCCAGTATTGGGACACAGAAAATTTGGGGCGAATATCTAGTTGTTTGGGTAAACCAATTTGTACTGATAAGCTTACAACAAATGAAAAAAGGATATCTTATGCCAGGGTACTTATTGAAATGGATGTGGCCCAACCCCTCCCAGATTCAGTCACACTAGAGGAGCCTGATG AGTACTGTCAGGAATGCTTACAAATTGCAAGGCATAAAGCAAGTTGCAAGGAACAAATCAGAGTAAGTAAAGGCAGTAATGTCCAGCAATTACCAAGGAGGCAGAAGAAAAAGATTAAGCAGCAATGGAAGGCTAAACCTAATATAGATTCAGTTACTGAAGTTGTGATTGAAGTTGCTGGCAAGCCAAATGAAGAACTCGAGAAGGAGAATCAAGAAGTAAATACAACAAAGGAGAGTCAGATAGTTCAAAAGAGTAAAAATAGAGGCAAGCAGAAAATGGTAGAAGTAAAgggtgtcacacctctttttacCCCTCCAAAAGATAATATGG gatttggtttggagatatggaaagaggaagttgtggagattacatggCGTGAATTTGaaggtgtttggaggtggtctGCCGGCGGCGGCAATTTCCGTCAGGCGGCGGTGGGCGGAGCTGGGGCGgcgtag
- the LOC104222736 gene encoding uncharacterized protein, giving the protein MKWRGLVLGSKTIPKHKFILWLALMGRLATVDRIQKWGVKVQSDCVLCNTGAEETLQHLFFQCNYSAYIWNSILQWLGEKRKVSNWEEETEWISRKTRNNRPRAQILQFLYGTTVYHLWSERNIRRFQDKKKKSRQ; this is encoded by the coding sequence ATGAAATGGAGAGGACTTGTATTGGGATCAAAGACTATTCCAAAACACAAGTTTATTTTATGGCTTGCACTTATGGGAAGGTTAGCTACTGTGGATCGAATACAGAAATGGGGTGTCAAAGTACAATCAGATTGTGTTTTGTGTAATACAGGAGCTGAGGAGACTTTGCAGCATTTGTTCTTCCAGTGCAACTACTCTGCCTACATCTGGAATTCAATACTTCAATGGCTAGGAGAAAAGAGGAAGGTCAGTAACTGGGAAGAAGAAACAGAATGGATTAGCAGAAAAACAAGGAACAACAGACCACGAGCACAGATTCTACAATTCTTATATGGTACTACTGTTTACCATTTGTGGAGTGAAAGAAACATAAGAAGATTTcaagacaaaaagaaaaagagtcgacAATAA